A stretch of Mus musculus strain C57BL/6J chromosome 19, GRCm38.p6 C57BL/6J DNA encodes these proteins:
- the Sf1 gene encoding splicing factor 1 isoform X3 — MATGANATPLDFPSKKRKRSRWNQDTMEQKTVIPGMPTVIPPGLTREQERAYIVQLQIEDLTRKLRTGDLGIPPNPEDRSPSPEPIYNSEGKRLNTREFRTRKKLEEERHTLITEMVALNPDFKPPADYKPPATRVSDKVMIPQDEYPEINFVGLLIGPRGNTLKNIEKECNAKIMIRGKGSVKEGKVGRKDGQMLPGEDEPLHALVTANTMENVKKAVEQIRNILKQGIETPEDQNDLRKMQLRELARLNGTLREDDNRILRPWQSSETRSITNTTVCTKCGGAGHIASDCKFQRPGDPQSAQDKARMDKEYLSLMAELGEAPVPASVGSTSGPATTPLASAPRPAAPASNPPPPSLMSTTQSRPPWMNSGPSENRPYHGMHGGGPGGPGGGPHSFPHPLPSLTGGHGGHPMQHNPNGPPPPWMQPPPPPMNQGPHPPGHHGPPPMGKSVPGKYACGLWGLSPASRKRYDAAAAYGHDAAASATSQWAAPASSLWSSSSMAAAAAAASATPSAQQQYGFQHPLAMAAKYDDYHHERWHRVHPAMATAAGGCRSFSRNPSDARQPHYGAPAPRGPAASAARGPSPSAASATWFRRHDVCPTPSSSASHGPF; from the exons ATGGCGACCGGAGCGAACGCCACGCCGCTGG ACTTCCCAagtaagaagaggaagaggagccgATGGAACCAAGACACAATGGAGCAGAAGACAGTGATTCCAGGCATGCCTACAGTTATACCCCCTGGACTGACTCGGGAACAGGAAAGAGCTTACATAG TGCAACTACAGATAGAAGACCTGACTCGTAAACTGCGCACAGGAGACCTGGGCATCCCCCCTAACCCTGAGGACAG GTCCCCTTCCCCTGAACCAATCTACAACAGCGAGGGGAAGCGGCTTAACACTCGAGAGTTCCGTACCCGCAAAAAGCTTGAAGAGGAGCGGCACACCCTTATTACAGAGATGGTTGCTCTCAACCCAGACTTTAAACCACCTGCAGATTACAA GCCTCCAGCAACACGTGTGAGCGATAAAGTAATGATCCCCCAAGACGAATATCCAGAAATCAATTTTGTGGGGCTCCTAATTGGACCCAG AGGGAACACCCTGAAGAACATTGAGAAGGAATGCAACGCCAAGATCATGATTCGGGGGAAAGGATCAGTGAAAGAAGGGAAAGTTGGGCGTAAAGATGGTCAGATGTTGCCAGGCGAAGATGAGCCTCTTCATGCTCTAGTCACTGCCAATACGATGGAGAATGTCAAAAAGGCAGTAGAACAG ATCAGAAACATCCTGAAGCAGGGTATTGAGACCCCAGAGGACCAGAACGATCTACGGAAAATGCAGCTTCGAGAGTTGGCTCGCTTGAATGGCACTCTACGGGAAGATGATAATAG GATCTTAAGGCCCTGGCAGAGCTCAGAGACGCGCAGCATTACCAATACTACTGTGTGTACCAAGTGTGGAGGGGCTGGTCACATTGCTTCTGATTGCAAATTTCAGAG GCCTGGCGACCCTCAGTCAGCTCAGGATAAAGCACGGATGGATAAAGAATATTTGTCCCTTATGGCTGAGCTAGGGGAAGCTCCTGTCCCTGCATCTGTGGGCTCTACCTCTGGGCCTGCCACCACGCCCCTGGCTAGTGCACCAAGACCTGCTGCTCCTGCCAGCAACCCACCACCACCG TCTCTCATGTCTACAACTCAGAGCCGCCCACCCTGGATGAATTCTGGTCCTTCAGAGAATCGGCCCTACCATGGCATGCATGGAGGTGGTCCTGGTGGTCCTGGAGGTGGCCCCCACAGCTTCCCACACCCATTACCCAGCCTGACAGGTGGGCATGGTGGGCATCCCATGCAGCACAACCCAAATGGACCACCACCACCTTGGatgcagccaccaccaccaccgatgAACCAGGGCCCCCACCCACCTGGGCACCATGGCCCTCCTCCAATGGGTAA ATCAGTACCTGGGAAGTACGCCTGTGGGCTCTGGGGTCTATCGCCTGCATCAAGGAAAAG GTATGATGCCGCCGCCGCCTATGGGCATGATGCCGCCGCCTCCGCCACCTCCCAGTGGGCAGCCCCCGCCTCCTCCCTCTGGTCCTCTTCCTccatggcagcagcagcagcagcagcctccgCCACCCCCTCCGCCCAGCAGCAGTATGGCTTCCAGCACCCCCTTGCCATGGCAGCAAA ATACGACGACTACCACCACGAGCGCTGGCACAGGGTCCATCCCGCCATGGCAACAGCAGCAGGCGGCTGCCGCAGCTTCTCCAGGAACCCCTCAGATGCAAGGCAACCCCACTATGGTGCCCCTGCCCCCCGGGGTCCAGCCGCCTCTGCCGCCCGGGGCCCCTCCCCCTCCGCCGCCTCCGCCACCTGGTTCCGCCGGCATGATGtatgccccaccccctcctcctccgcctcccaTGGACCCTTCTAA
- the Sf1 gene encoding splicing factor 1 isoform X6 — protein MATGANATPLDFPSKKRKRSRWNQDTMEQKTVIPGMPTVIPPGLTREQERAYIVQLQIEDLTRKLRTGDLGIPPNPEDRSPSPEPIYNSEGKRLNTREFRTRKKLEEERHTLITEMVALNPDFKPPADYKPPATRVSDKVMIPQDEYPEINFVGLLIGPRGNTLKNIEKECNAKIMIRGKGSVKEGKVGRKDGQMLPGEDEPLHALVTANTMENVKKAVEQIRNILKQGIETPEDQNDLRKMQLRELARLNGTLREDDNRILRPWQSSETRSITNTTVCTKCGGAGHIASDCKFQRPGDPQSAQDKARMDKEYLSLMAELGEAPVPASVGSTSGPATTPLASAPRPAAPASNPPPPSRPPWMNSGPSENRPYHGMHGGGPGGPGGGPHSFPHPLPSLTGGHGGHPMQHNPNGPPPPWMQPPPPPMNQGPHPPGHHGPPPMVPGKYACGLWGLSPASRKRYDAAAAYGHDAAASATSQWAAPASSLWSSSSMAAAAAAASATPSAQQQYGFQHPLAMAAKYDDYHHERWHRVHPAMATAAGGCRSFSRNPSDARQPHYGAPAPRGPAASAARGPSPSAASATWFRRHDVCPTPSSSASHGPF, from the exons ATGGCGACCGGAGCGAACGCCACGCCGCTGG ACTTCCCAagtaagaagaggaagaggagccgATGGAACCAAGACACAATGGAGCAGAAGACAGTGATTCCAGGCATGCCTACAGTTATACCCCCTGGACTGACTCGGGAACAGGAAAGAGCTTACATAG TGCAACTACAGATAGAAGACCTGACTCGTAAACTGCGCACAGGAGACCTGGGCATCCCCCCTAACCCTGAGGACAG GTCCCCTTCCCCTGAACCAATCTACAACAGCGAGGGGAAGCGGCTTAACACTCGAGAGTTCCGTACCCGCAAAAAGCTTGAAGAGGAGCGGCACACCCTTATTACAGAGATGGTTGCTCTCAACCCAGACTTTAAACCACCTGCAGATTACAA GCCTCCAGCAACACGTGTGAGCGATAAAGTAATGATCCCCCAAGACGAATATCCAGAAATCAATTTTGTGGGGCTCCTAATTGGACCCAG AGGGAACACCCTGAAGAACATTGAGAAGGAATGCAACGCCAAGATCATGATTCGGGGGAAAGGATCAGTGAAAGAAGGGAAAGTTGGGCGTAAAGATGGTCAGATGTTGCCAGGCGAAGATGAGCCTCTTCATGCTCTAGTCACTGCCAATACGATGGAGAATGTCAAAAAGGCAGTAGAACAG ATCAGAAACATCCTGAAGCAGGGTATTGAGACCCCAGAGGACCAGAACGATCTACGGAAAATGCAGCTTCGAGAGTTGGCTCGCTTGAATGGCACTCTACGGGAAGATGATAATAG GATCTTAAGGCCCTGGCAGAGCTCAGAGACGCGCAGCATTACCAATACTACTGTGTGTACCAAGTGTGGAGGGGCTGGTCACATTGCTTCTGATTGCAAATTTCAGAG GCCTGGCGACCCTCAGTCAGCTCAGGATAAAGCACGGATGGATAAAGAATATTTGTCCCTTATGGCTGAGCTAGGGGAAGCTCCTGTCCCTGCATCTGTGGGCTCTACCTCTGGGCCTGCCACCACGCCCCTGGCTAGTGCACCAAGACCTGCTGCTCCTGCCAGCAACCCACCACCACCG AGCCGCCCACCCTGGATGAATTCTGGTCCTTCAGAGAATCGGCCCTACCATGGCATGCATGGAGGTGGTCCTGGTGGTCCTGGAGGTGGCCCCCACAGCTTCCCACACCCATTACCCAGCCTGACAGGTGGGCATGGTGGGCATCCCATGCAGCACAACCCAAATGGACCACCACCACCTTGGatgcagccaccaccaccaccgatgAACCAGGGCCCCCACCCACCTGGGCACCATGGCCCTCCTCCAATGG TACCTGGGAAGTACGCCTGTGGGCTCTGGGGTCTATCGCCTGCATCAAGGAAAAG GTATGATGCCGCCGCCGCCTATGGGCATGATGCCGCCGCCTCCGCCACCTCCCAGTGGGCAGCCCCCGCCTCCTCCCTCTGGTCCTCTTCCTccatggcagcagcagcagcagcagcctccgCCACCCCCTCCGCCCAGCAGCAGTATGGCTTCCAGCACCCCCTTGCCATGGCAGCAAA ATACGACGACTACCACCACGAGCGCTGGCACAGGGTCCATCCCGCCATGGCAACAGCAGCAGGCGGCTGCCGCAGCTTCTCCAGGAACCCCTCAGATGCAAGGCAACCCCACTATGGTGCCCCTGCCCCCCGGGGTCCAGCCGCCTCTGCCGCCCGGGGCCCCTCCCCCTCCGCCGCCTCCGCCACCTGGTTCCGCCGGCATGATGtatgccccaccccctcctcctccgcctcccaTGGACCCTTCTAA
- the Sf1 gene encoding splicing factor 1 isoform X1 encodes MATGANATPLDFPSKKRKRSRWNQDTMEQKTVIPGMPTVIPPGLTREQERAYIVQLQIEDLTRKLRTGDLGIPPNPEDRSPSPEPIYNSEGKRLNTREFRTRKKLEEERHTLITEMVALNPDFKPPADYKPPATRVSDKVMIPQDEYPEINFVGLLIGPRGNTLKNIEKECNAKIMIRGKGSVKEGKVGRKDGQMLPGEDEPLHALVTANTMENVKKAVEQIRNILKQGIETPEDQNDLRKMQLRELARLNGTLREDDNRILRPWQSSETRSITNTTVCTKCGGAGHIASDCKFQRPGDPQSAQDKARMDKEYLSLMAELGEAPVPASVGSTSGPATTPLASAPRPAAPASNPPPPSRPPWMNSGPSENRPYHGMHGGGPGGPGGGPHSFPHPLPSLTGGHGGHPMQHNPNGPPPPWMQPPPPPMNQGPHPPGHHGPPPMDQYLGSTPVGSGVYRLHQGKGMMPPPPMGMMPPPPPPPSGQPPPPPSGPLPPWQQQQQQPPPPPPPSSSMASSTPLPWQQNTTTTTTSAGTGSIPPWQQQQAAAAASPGTPQMQGNPTMVPLPPGVQPPLPPGAPPPPPPPPPGSAGMMYAPPPPPPPPMDPSNFVTMMGMGVAGMPPFGMPPAPPPPPPQN; translated from the exons ATGGCGACCGGAGCGAACGCCACGCCGCTGG ACTTCCCAagtaagaagaggaagaggagccgATGGAACCAAGACACAATGGAGCAGAAGACAGTGATTCCAGGCATGCCTACAGTTATACCCCCTGGACTGACTCGGGAACAGGAAAGAGCTTACATAG TGCAACTACAGATAGAAGACCTGACTCGTAAACTGCGCACAGGAGACCTGGGCATCCCCCCTAACCCTGAGGACAG GTCCCCTTCCCCTGAACCAATCTACAACAGCGAGGGGAAGCGGCTTAACACTCGAGAGTTCCGTACCCGCAAAAAGCTTGAAGAGGAGCGGCACACCCTTATTACAGAGATGGTTGCTCTCAACCCAGACTTTAAACCACCTGCAGATTACAA GCCTCCAGCAACACGTGTGAGCGATAAAGTAATGATCCCCCAAGACGAATATCCAGAAATCAATTTTGTGGGGCTCCTAATTGGACCCAG AGGGAACACCCTGAAGAACATTGAGAAGGAATGCAACGCCAAGATCATGATTCGGGGGAAAGGATCAGTGAAAGAAGGGAAAGTTGGGCGTAAAGATGGTCAGATGTTGCCAGGCGAAGATGAGCCTCTTCATGCTCTAGTCACTGCCAATACGATGGAGAATGTCAAAAAGGCAGTAGAACAG ATCAGAAACATCCTGAAGCAGGGTATTGAGACCCCAGAGGACCAGAACGATCTACGGAAAATGCAGCTTCGAGAGTTGGCTCGCTTGAATGGCACTCTACGGGAAGATGATAATAG GATCTTAAGGCCCTGGCAGAGCTCAGAGACGCGCAGCATTACCAATACTACTGTGTGTACCAAGTGTGGAGGGGCTGGTCACATTGCTTCTGATTGCAAATTTCAGAG GCCTGGCGACCCTCAGTCAGCTCAGGATAAAGCACGGATGGATAAAGAATATTTGTCCCTTATGGCTGAGCTAGGGGAAGCTCCTGTCCCTGCATCTGTGGGCTCTACCTCTGGGCCTGCCACCACGCCCCTGGCTAGTGCACCAAGACCTGCTGCTCCTGCCAGCAACCCACCACCACCG AGCCGCCCACCCTGGATGAATTCTGGTCCTTCAGAGAATCGGCCCTACCATGGCATGCATGGAGGTGGTCCTGGTGGTCCTGGAGGTGGCCCCCACAGCTTCCCACACCCATTACCCAGCCTGACAGGTGGGCATGGTGGGCATCCCATGCAGCACAACCCAAATGGACCACCACCACCTTGGatgcagccaccaccaccaccgatgAACCAGGGCCCCCACCCACCTGGGCACCATGGCCCTCCTCCAATGG ATCAGTACCTGGGAAGTACGCCTGTGGGCTCTGGGGTCTATCGCCTGCATCAAGGAAAAG GTATGATGCCGCCGCCGCCTATGGGCATGATGCCGCCGCCTCCGCCACCTCCCAGTGGGCAGCCCCCGCCTCCTCCCTCTGGTCCTCTTCCTccatggcagcagcagcagcagcagcctccgCCACCCCCTCCGCCCAGCAGCAGTATGGCTTCCAGCACCCCCTTGCCATGGCAGCAAA ATACGACGACTACCACCACGAGCGCTGGCACAGGGTCCATCCCGCCATGGCAACAGCAGCAGGCGGCTGCCGCAGCTTCTCCAGGAACCCCTCAGATGCAAGGCAACCCCACTATGGTGCCCCTGCCCCCCGGGGTCCAGCCGCCTCTGCCGCCCGGGGCCCCTCCCCCTCCGCCGCCTCCGCCACCTGGTTCCGCCGGCATGATGtatgccccaccccctcctcctccgcctcccaTGGACCCTTCTAACTTTGTCACCATGATGGGCATGGGGGTGGCGGGCATGCCGCCCTTCGGGATGCCTCCAGCTCCCCCACCGCCTCCACCACAGAActag
- the Sf1 gene encoding splicing factor 1 isoform 2 (isoform 2 is encoded by transcript variant 2), which produces MATGANATPLDFPSKKRKRSRWNQDTMEQKTVIPGMPTVIPPGLTREQERAYIVQLQIEDLTRKLRTGDLGIPPNPEDRSPSPEPIYNSEGKRLNTREFRTRKKLEEERHTLITEMVALNPDFKPPADYKPPATRVSDKVMIPQDEYPEINFVGLLIGPRGNTLKNIEKECNAKIMIRGKGSVKEGKVGRKDGQMLPGEDEPLHALVTANTMENVKKAVEQIRNILKQGIETPEDQNDLRKMQLRELARLNGTLREDDNRILRPWQSSETRSITNTTVCTKCGGAGHIASDCKFQRPGDPQSAQDKARMDKEYLSLMAELGEAPVPASVGSTSGPATTPLASAPRPAAPASNPPPPSLMSTTQSRPPWMNSGPSENRPYHGMHGGGPGGPGGGPHSFPHPLPSLTGGHGGHPMQHNPNGPPPPWMQPPPPPMNQGPHPPGHHGPPPMDQYLGSTPVGSGVYRLHQGKGMMPPPPMGMMPPPPPPPSGQPPPPPSGPLPPWQQQQQQPPPPPPPSSSMASSTPLPWQQRSLPAAAMARAMRVRTFRAHW; this is translated from the exons ATGGCGACCGGAGCGAACGCCACGCCGCTGG ACTTCCCAagtaagaagaggaagaggagccgATGGAACCAAGACACAATGGAGCAGAAGACAGTGATTCCAGGCATGCCTACAGTTATACCCCCTGGACTGACTCGGGAACAGGAAAGAGCTTACATAG TGCAACTACAGATAGAAGACCTGACTCGTAAACTGCGCACAGGAGACCTGGGCATCCCCCCTAACCCTGAGGACAG GTCCCCTTCCCCTGAACCAATCTACAACAGCGAGGGGAAGCGGCTTAACACTCGAGAGTTCCGTACCCGCAAAAAGCTTGAAGAGGAGCGGCACACCCTTATTACAGAGATGGTTGCTCTCAACCCAGACTTTAAACCACCTGCAGATTACAA GCCTCCAGCAACACGTGTGAGCGATAAAGTAATGATCCCCCAAGACGAATATCCAGAAATCAATTTTGTGGGGCTCCTAATTGGACCCAG AGGGAACACCCTGAAGAACATTGAGAAGGAATGCAACGCCAAGATCATGATTCGGGGGAAAGGATCAGTGAAAGAAGGGAAAGTTGGGCGTAAAGATGGTCAGATGTTGCCAGGCGAAGATGAGCCTCTTCATGCTCTAGTCACTGCCAATACGATGGAGAATGTCAAAAAGGCAGTAGAACAG ATCAGAAACATCCTGAAGCAGGGTATTGAGACCCCAGAGGACCAGAACGATCTACGGAAAATGCAGCTTCGAGAGTTGGCTCGCTTGAATGGCACTCTACGGGAAGATGATAATAG GATCTTAAGGCCCTGGCAGAGCTCAGAGACGCGCAGCATTACCAATACTACTGTGTGTACCAAGTGTGGAGGGGCTGGTCACATTGCTTCTGATTGCAAATTTCAGAG GCCTGGCGACCCTCAGTCAGCTCAGGATAAAGCACGGATGGATAAAGAATATTTGTCCCTTATGGCTGAGCTAGGGGAAGCTCCTGTCCCTGCATCTGTGGGCTCTACCTCTGGGCCTGCCACCACGCCCCTGGCTAGTGCACCAAGACCTGCTGCTCCTGCCAGCAACCCACCACCACCG TCTCTCATGTCTACAACTCAGAGCCGCCCACCCTGGATGAATTCTGGTCCTTCAGAGAATCGGCCCTACCATGGCATGCATGGAGGTGGTCCTGGTGGTCCTGGAGGTGGCCCCCACAGCTTCCCACACCCATTACCCAGCCTGACAGGTGGGCATGGTGGGCATCCCATGCAGCACAACCCAAATGGACCACCACCACCTTGGatgcagccaccaccaccaccgatgAACCAGGGCCCCCACCCACCTGGGCACCATGGCCCTCCTCCAATGG ATCAGTACCTGGGAAGTACGCCTGTGGGCTCTGGGGTCTATCGCCTGCATCAAGGAAAAG GTATGATGCCGCCGCCGCCTATGGGCATGATGCCGCCGCCTCCGCCACCTCCCAGTGGGCAGCCCCCGCCTCCTCCCTCTGGTCCTCTTCCTccatggcagcagcagcagcagcagcctccgCCACCCCCTCCGCCCAGCAGCAGTATGGCTTCCAGCACCCCCTTGCCATGGCAGCAAA GATCCCTCCCCGCGGCAGCGATGGCCCGAGCCATGAGAGTGAGGACTTTCCGCGCCCATTGGTGA
- the Sf1 gene encoding splicing factor 1 isoform X12 — protein sequence MATGANATPLDFPSKKRKRSRWNQDTMEQKTVIPGMPTVIPPGLTREQERAYIVQLQIEDLTRKLRTGDLGIPPNPEDRSPSPEPIYNSEGKRLNTREFRTRKKLEEERHTLITEMVALNPDFKPPADYKPPATRVSDKVMIPQDEYPEINFVGLLIGPRGNTLKNIEKECNAKIMIRGKGSVKEGKVGRKDGQMLPGEDEPLHALVTANTMENVKKAVEQIRNILKQGIETPEDQNDLRKMQLRELARLNGTLREDDNRILRPWQSSETRSITNTTVCTKCGGAGHIASDCKFQRPGDPQSAQDKARMDKEYLSLMAELGEAPVPASVGSTSGPATTPLASAPRPAAPASNPPPPSRPPWMNSGPSENRPYHGMHGGGPGGPGGGPHSFPHPLPSLTGGHGGHPMQHNPNGPPPPWMQPPPPPMNQGPHPPGHHGPPPMDQYLGSTPVGSGVYRLHQGKGMMPPPPMGMMPPPPPPPSGQPPPPPSGPLPPWQQQQQQPPPPPPPSSSMASSTPLPWQQRSLPAAAMARAMRVRTFRAHW from the exons ATGGCGACCGGAGCGAACGCCACGCCGCTGG ACTTCCCAagtaagaagaggaagaggagccgATGGAACCAAGACACAATGGAGCAGAAGACAGTGATTCCAGGCATGCCTACAGTTATACCCCCTGGACTGACTCGGGAACAGGAAAGAGCTTACATAG TGCAACTACAGATAGAAGACCTGACTCGTAAACTGCGCACAGGAGACCTGGGCATCCCCCCTAACCCTGAGGACAG GTCCCCTTCCCCTGAACCAATCTACAACAGCGAGGGGAAGCGGCTTAACACTCGAGAGTTCCGTACCCGCAAAAAGCTTGAAGAGGAGCGGCACACCCTTATTACAGAGATGGTTGCTCTCAACCCAGACTTTAAACCACCTGCAGATTACAA GCCTCCAGCAACACGTGTGAGCGATAAAGTAATGATCCCCCAAGACGAATATCCAGAAATCAATTTTGTGGGGCTCCTAATTGGACCCAG AGGGAACACCCTGAAGAACATTGAGAAGGAATGCAACGCCAAGATCATGATTCGGGGGAAAGGATCAGTGAAAGAAGGGAAAGTTGGGCGTAAAGATGGTCAGATGTTGCCAGGCGAAGATGAGCCTCTTCATGCTCTAGTCACTGCCAATACGATGGAGAATGTCAAAAAGGCAGTAGAACAG ATCAGAAACATCCTGAAGCAGGGTATTGAGACCCCAGAGGACCAGAACGATCTACGGAAAATGCAGCTTCGAGAGTTGGCTCGCTTGAATGGCACTCTACGGGAAGATGATAATAG GATCTTAAGGCCCTGGCAGAGCTCAGAGACGCGCAGCATTACCAATACTACTGTGTGTACCAAGTGTGGAGGGGCTGGTCACATTGCTTCTGATTGCAAATTTCAGAG GCCTGGCGACCCTCAGTCAGCTCAGGATAAAGCACGGATGGATAAAGAATATTTGTCCCTTATGGCTGAGCTAGGGGAAGCTCCTGTCCCTGCATCTGTGGGCTCTACCTCTGGGCCTGCCACCACGCCCCTGGCTAGTGCACCAAGACCTGCTGCTCCTGCCAGCAACCCACCACCACCG AGCCGCCCACCCTGGATGAATTCTGGTCCTTCAGAGAATCGGCCCTACCATGGCATGCATGGAGGTGGTCCTGGTGGTCCTGGAGGTGGCCCCCACAGCTTCCCACACCCATTACCCAGCCTGACAGGTGGGCATGGTGGGCATCCCATGCAGCACAACCCAAATGGACCACCACCACCTTGGatgcagccaccaccaccaccgatgAACCAGGGCCCCCACCCACCTGGGCACCATGGCCCTCCTCCAATGG ATCAGTACCTGGGAAGTACGCCTGTGGGCTCTGGGGTCTATCGCCTGCATCAAGGAAAAG GTATGATGCCGCCGCCGCCTATGGGCATGATGCCGCCGCCTCCGCCACCTCCCAGTGGGCAGCCCCCGCCTCCTCCCTCTGGTCCTCTTCCTccatggcagcagcagcagcagcagcctccgCCACCCCCTCCGCCCAGCAGCAGTATGGCTTCCAGCACCCCCTTGCCATGGCAGCAAA GATCCCTCCCCGCGGCAGCGATGGCCCGAGCCATGAGAGTGAGGACTTTCCGCGCCCATTGGTGA
- the Sf1 gene encoding splicing factor 1 isoform X5, translated as MATGANATPLDFPSKKRKRSRWNQDTMEQKTVIPGMPTVIPPGLTREQERAYIVQLQIEDLTRKLRTGDLGIPPNPEDRSPSPEPIYNSEGKRLNTREFRTRKKLEEERHTLITEMVALNPDFKPPADYKPPATRVSDKVMIPQDEYPEINFVGLLIGPRGNTLKNIEKECNAKIMIRGKGSVKEGKVGRKDGQMLPGEDEPLHALVTANTMENVKKAVEQIRNILKQGIETPEDQNDLRKMQLRELARLNGTLREDDNRILRPWQSSETRSITNTTVCTKCGGAGHIASDCKFQRPGDPQSAQDKARMDKEYLSLMAELGEAPVPASVGSTSGPATTPLASAPRPAAPASNPPPPSRPPWMNSGPSENRPYHGMHGGGPGGPGGGPHSFPHPLPSLTGGHGGHPMQHNPNGPPPPWMQPPPPPMNQGPHPPGHHGPPPMGKSVPGKYACGLWGLSPASRKRYDAAAAYGHDAAASATSQWAAPASSLWSSSSMAAAAAAASATPSAQQQYGFQHPLAMAAKYDDYHHERWHRVHPAMATAAGGCRSFSRNPSDARQPHYGAPAPRGPAASAARGPSPSAASATWFRRHDVCPTPSSSASHGPF; from the exons ATGGCGACCGGAGCGAACGCCACGCCGCTGG ACTTCCCAagtaagaagaggaagaggagccgATGGAACCAAGACACAATGGAGCAGAAGACAGTGATTCCAGGCATGCCTACAGTTATACCCCCTGGACTGACTCGGGAACAGGAAAGAGCTTACATAG TGCAACTACAGATAGAAGACCTGACTCGTAAACTGCGCACAGGAGACCTGGGCATCCCCCCTAACCCTGAGGACAG GTCCCCTTCCCCTGAACCAATCTACAACAGCGAGGGGAAGCGGCTTAACACTCGAGAGTTCCGTACCCGCAAAAAGCTTGAAGAGGAGCGGCACACCCTTATTACAGAGATGGTTGCTCTCAACCCAGACTTTAAACCACCTGCAGATTACAA GCCTCCAGCAACACGTGTGAGCGATAAAGTAATGATCCCCCAAGACGAATATCCAGAAATCAATTTTGTGGGGCTCCTAATTGGACCCAG AGGGAACACCCTGAAGAACATTGAGAAGGAATGCAACGCCAAGATCATGATTCGGGGGAAAGGATCAGTGAAAGAAGGGAAAGTTGGGCGTAAAGATGGTCAGATGTTGCCAGGCGAAGATGAGCCTCTTCATGCTCTAGTCACTGCCAATACGATGGAGAATGTCAAAAAGGCAGTAGAACAG ATCAGAAACATCCTGAAGCAGGGTATTGAGACCCCAGAGGACCAGAACGATCTACGGAAAATGCAGCTTCGAGAGTTGGCTCGCTTGAATGGCACTCTACGGGAAGATGATAATAG GATCTTAAGGCCCTGGCAGAGCTCAGAGACGCGCAGCATTACCAATACTACTGTGTGTACCAAGTGTGGAGGGGCTGGTCACATTGCTTCTGATTGCAAATTTCAGAG GCCTGGCGACCCTCAGTCAGCTCAGGATAAAGCACGGATGGATAAAGAATATTTGTCCCTTATGGCTGAGCTAGGGGAAGCTCCTGTCCCTGCATCTGTGGGCTCTACCTCTGGGCCTGCCACCACGCCCCTGGCTAGTGCACCAAGACCTGCTGCTCCTGCCAGCAACCCACCACCACCG AGCCGCCCACCCTGGATGAATTCTGGTCCTTCAGAGAATCGGCCCTACCATGGCATGCATGGAGGTGGTCCTGGTGGTCCTGGAGGTGGCCCCCACAGCTTCCCACACCCATTACCCAGCCTGACAGGTGGGCATGGTGGGCATCCCATGCAGCACAACCCAAATGGACCACCACCACCTTGGatgcagccaccaccaccaccgatgAACCAGGGCCCCCACCCACCTGGGCACCATGGCCCTCCTCCAATGGGTAA ATCAGTACCTGGGAAGTACGCCTGTGGGCTCTGGGGTCTATCGCCTGCATCAAGGAAAAG GTATGATGCCGCCGCCGCCTATGGGCATGATGCCGCCGCCTCCGCCACCTCCCAGTGGGCAGCCCCCGCCTCCTCCCTCTGGTCCTCTTCCTccatggcagcagcagcagcagcagcctccgCCACCCCCTCCGCCCAGCAGCAGTATGGCTTCCAGCACCCCCTTGCCATGGCAGCAAA ATACGACGACTACCACCACGAGCGCTGGCACAGGGTCCATCCCGCCATGGCAACAGCAGCAGGCGGCTGCCGCAGCTTCTCCAGGAACCCCTCAGATGCAAGGCAACCCCACTATGGTGCCCCTGCCCCCCGGGGTCCAGCCGCCTCTGCCGCCCGGGGCCCCTCCCCCTCCGCCGCCTCCGCCACCTGGTTCCGCCGGCATGATGtatgccccaccccctcctcctccgcctcccaTGGACCCTTCTAA